A DNA window from Iodobacter ciconiae contains the following coding sequences:
- a CDS encoding disulfide bond formation protein B, with protein sequence MLIFTAWLIAASGTLGALFFSDIMGIAPCTLCWYQRIFMFPLAIFLPLALFPLDTKVVRYALPLALIGLGFAVFHWFLQLGLISPSASPCAQGSSCSEVEAEWFGFLTIPLMSVCAFALISISLFATSIQGKK encoded by the coding sequence ATGCTTATTTTTACGGCCTGGCTGATCGCGGCCAGTGGCACACTTGGTGCCTTGTTTTTTAGTGACATAATGGGTATCGCTCCCTGCACCCTGTGCTGGTATCAGCGGATTTTTATGTTTCCACTGGCGATCTTCCTGCCACTGGCACTTTTTCCGCTCGACACTAAAGTAGTGCGCTACGCCTTGCCTTTGGCACTAATCGGGCTGGGATTTGCGGTTTTCCACTGGTTTTTGCAGCTGGGCCTGATTTCACCCTCCGCCAGCCCCTGCGCCCAGGGCTCATCGTGCTCGGAAGTCGAAGCCGAATGGTTTGGCTTTCTGACTATTCCACTTATGTCAGTCTGTGCCTTTGCACTCATCAGTATTTCTTTATTCGCAACCTCTATTCAGGGTAAAAAATGA